The Triticum dicoccoides isolate Atlit2015 ecotype Zavitan chromosome 6A, WEW_v2.0, whole genome shotgun sequence genome has a window encoding:
- the LOC119314734 gene encoding uncharacterized protein LOC119314734 encodes MKLQVAFFLLVTTAATARAVTFDASNTASGTAGGKRFDNAVGLAYSKQVLSDASTFIWSTFNQRAAADRKPVDAVTLVVEDIDGVAYTSANGIHLSASYVGGYTAGDVKKEVTGVLYHEATHVWQWNGQGAANGGLIEGIADYVRLKAGLAPGHWRPQGSGSRWDEGYDITARFLDYCDSLKPGFVAQLNAKMKSGYSDDFFAQILGKNVQQLWQDYKAKFGG; translated from the coding sequence ATGAAGCTTCAGGTAGCCTTCTTCCTCCTGGTGACCACGGCCGCGACGGCCCGGGCCGTGACTTTCGACGCGTCGAACACGGCGTCGGGCACCGCCGGCGGCAAGCGCTTCGACAACGCCGTCGGCCTCGCGTACTCAAAGCAGGTCCTCTCCGACGCCTCCACCTTCATCTGGAGCACCTTCAACCAGCGCGCCGCTGCCGACCGCAAGCCTGTCGACGCCGTCACCCTCGTCGTGGAGGACATCGACGGCGTCGCCTACACCAGTGCCAACGGCATCCACCTCAGCGCCAGCTACGTCGGCGGCTACACCGCCGGCGACGTCAAGAAGGAGGTGACCGGCGTGCTGTACCACGAGGCGACGCACGTGTGGCAGTGGAACGGGCAGGGCGCGGCGAACGGCGGCCTCATCGAGGGGATCGCCGACTACGTGCGACTCAAGGCCGGGCTCGCGCCCGGGCACTGGAGGCCGCAGGGGAGCGGCAGCCGGTGGGACGAGGGGTACGACATCACGGCGAGGTTCCTCGACTACTGCGACTCGCTCAAGCCCGGGTTCGTCGCGCAGCTCAACGCCAAGATGAAGAGCGGGTACAGCGACGACTTCTTCGCGCAGATTCTCGGCAAGAACGTGCAGCAGCTGTGGCAGGACTACAAAGCCAAGTTCGGAGGCTGA